Proteins from one Muntiacus reevesi chromosome X, mMunRee1.1, whole genome shotgun sequence genomic window:
- the RTL3 gene encoding LOW QUALITY PROTEIN: retrotransposon Gag-like protein 3 (The sequence of the model RefSeq protein was modified relative to this genomic sequence to represent the inferred CDS: substituted 7 bases at 7 genomic stop codons) — translation MMEDLAASNIALKXENEILQAQVQQLMEKNAALQSLIPELQKPQAAKEDEPLQETQRPPARAPGFSSSLGTPRVPRCQGVPEAQRVSGPPSLGDLSRACRFQKPSEAKEPQKLPMAQEDHKPPEFKEAQKSSDTQNAPASQEPQKLESQHPPNAQELQEAPKCQDTSKYLEFFEFPAPQELQDPEDAQEFLGLLTPKESLDSLTAAETIASEFPQSSNEXEAETFPLEYSLAFSRDTQKIPEFLVQLESSMRVIGCLYPTKAALVSFVGNYFLGKEEKWFQPLVAIXSPLLEQFDSFIQVLQDTFDNPENMEDANHHIHKLCQXEDHIHQHATHFHLIIQXQNLGASTLCIQFQEGLASSIXSELSHTSPATNLSDLITQYISLEEKLSGKPDPSSQDASPSEERAGLKNLPAESQPVQASSCHQHLNEAEXAHHHEDHVCLYSGHTSHFTRDCPVKSHHAQQVGNIEAWW, via the exons ATGATGGAGGACTTAGCAGCCTCCAATATTGCTCTGAAATGAGAGAATGAAATTCTGCAGGCTCAAGTGCAGCAGCTGATGGAGAAAAATGCTGCCTTGCAGTCCCTCATCCCAGAACTCCAGAAGCCCCAAGCAGCCAAGGAGGATGAACCACTCCAGGAGACCCAGAGACCCCCCGCCAGAGCCCCTGGATTTTCTAGCAGTCTTGGAACCCCAAGAGTACCCAGATGTCAAGGAGTcccagaagcccagagagtctCAGGACCTCCAAGCCTGGGAGACCTCAGCA GAGCCTGCAGATTCCAAAAGCCCTCAGAGGCCAAGGAGCCTCAGAAACTCCCAATGGCCCAGGAGGACCACAAACCCCCAGAATTCAAGGAGGCTCAGAAGTCCTCAGATACCCAGAATGCTCCAGCAAGCCAGGAGCCCCAGAAATTAGAGTCCCAGCACCCCCCAAATGCCCAGGAGCTACAGGAGGCACCAAAATGCCAAGATACCTCTAAATACCTGGAATTCTTTGAGTTCCCTGCTCCCCAGGAGCTCCAGGATCCTGAAGATGCCCAGGAATTCCTAGGACTCTTAACACCCAAGGAGTCTCTGGACAGTCTAACAGCTGCTGAAACAATAGCTTCAGAGTTTCCACAGTCTTCCAATGAGTGAGAGGCTGAAACTTTCCCCCTAGAGTATTCTTTAGCCTTCAGTAGGGATACCCAAAAGATTCCTGAGTTTCTGGTTCAATTGGAGAGTTCCATGAGAGTCATAGGGTGCCTGTATCCCACCAAAGCAGCTCTAGTAAGTTTTGTTGGCAACTACTTCCTAGGTAAAGAAGAAAAGTGGTTCCAGCCATTAGTAGCTATCTAAAGCCCCCTGCTGGAGCAATTTGACAGTTTCATACAAGTGCTTCAGGATACTTTTGACAATCCAGAAAACATGGAAGATGCCAATCACCACATCCATAAGCTCTGCCAATGAGAGGACCATATCCACCAGCATGCAACCCACTTCCACCTCATTATTCAATAACAAAATTTGGGTGCAAGCACTCTCTGCATCCAATTTCAGGAAGGGCTTGCCAGTTCTATCTGAAGTGAACTGTCTCATACAAGCCCAGCTACCAATCTATCTGATCTGATCACCCAATACATCTCCCTAGAAGAGAAGCTAAGTGGTAAACCTGATCCAAGTTCACAAGATGCAAGTCCCTCTGAGGAGAGAGCTGGACTCAAGAATTTACCAGCTGAAAGCCAGCCAGTGCAGGCTTCAAGCTGTCACCAACACCTCAATGAAGCTGAATGAGCCCACCACCATGAAGACCACGTGTGCCTCTACTCTGGACATACCAGTCATTTCACCAGAGATTGCCCTGTCAAGTCTCATCATGCCCAGCAGGTGGGAAACATCGAGGCCTGGTGGTAA